A genomic segment from Aegilops tauschii subsp. strangulata cultivar AL8/78 chromosome 1, Aet v6.0, whole genome shotgun sequence encodes:
- the LOC141041467 gene encoding uncharacterized protein, producing the protein MAGRKETALNLAKFVDKGVQVKLTGGRQVTGTLKGYDLLVNLVLDEAVESEREGELEELQKGVEPAWERLVHPLERIVDRLNVVDRIKAVKDSPDLCAAVEDVQVVSSSVTRPMIWTNEALIG; encoded by the exons ATG GCGGGGCGCAAGGAGACGGCACTCAACCTGGCCAAGTTCGTCGACAAGGGCGTCCAGGTCAAGCTCACCGGCGGCCGCCAAG TTACAGGAACTTTAAAGGGATATGACCTACTCGTGAACTTAGTGCTGGATGAAGCAGTCGAGTCTGAAAGA GAGGGCGAGCTGGAGGAGCTTCAGAAGGGTGTGGAGCCTGCGTGGGAGCGCTTGGTCCACCCGCTCGAGCGCATCGTCGACAGGCTGAACGTCGTTGACCGCATCAAGGCTGTCAAGGACTCGCCCGACCTCTGTGCCGCCGTCGAGGATGTCCAGGTAGTCTCTTCTTCTGTCACGCGGCCTATGATCTGGACGAACGAAGCGTTGATTGGTTAG